A region of Vitis vinifera cultivar Pinot Noir 40024 chromosome 13, ASM3070453v1 DNA encodes the following proteins:
- the LOC100261631 gene encoding uncharacterized protein At2g39910 isoform X1, with amino-acid sequence MAEALSTLHDNLIRLSETIQESLSKAQYNPEEGTNVSVKSMLESLLPRKTSISNRTEGRRITEDQIECEIKDFSLCCAALASAQGSNHASLSWIPKDLSVTAVSAFEELAKAFSANLNAGKSTRIVELGVDCSLVSDDKKLVVELIPLVMPLLKASIKESSINHLDDCDEVSAASARAPLAYAVVAAYQLRWFVTQVEQPHLGKLCSLVIPCALTALDHWSPEVKGQGMISFIHLGKNVKATEFSWYEDVILDTCCQNIASSDEIWHLVVEMSVLLVTCIHGSNPRSSWYERILNEMLNHLERQPKNKDRYTPWLQHIEPLFSSVGLVLLAHFRRIFPLFFQWMHSDNDQTLLLVLKRVYTVTKLTWIRNTPYVERLVDELAVTYKEAALRRAREEIRTHVIQMLILLQQCKGLQFEAAWNKHRDDPNLTTLGPSFNTRNAAMVEFPILYYCENDNLFKNRTYDLFLKSQFHLL; translated from the exons ATGGCGGAAGCCCTCTCAACCTTACACGACAATCTCATTCG GTTATCAGAAACAATCCAAGAATCTCTATCCAAAGCGCAGTACAATCCAGAAGAAGGCACAAATGTGTCCGTGAAATCCATGCTTGAGTCCCTTCTCCCACGCAAAACCTCAATATCAAATCGGACAGAAGGCCGCAGAATCACCGAAGACCAAATTGAATGCGAAATCAAAGATTTCTCATTGTGCTGTGCGGCATTAGCCTCCGCCCAAGGCTCGAACCATGCCTCGCTCTCGTGGATCCCCAAGGACCTCTCAGTTACGGCAGTTTCGGCTTTTGAAGAGCTCGCCAAAGCCTTTTCCGCCAATTTAAATGCCGGAAAATCAACAAGGATTGTTGAATTGGGCGTGGACTGTAGTTTGGTCTCTGATGACAAGAAATTGGTGGTGGAATTGATACCTTTAGTGATGCCTTTACTGAAAGCAAGTATCAAGGAGAGTTCGATTAATCATTTGGATGATTGTGATGAGGTCTCAGCTGCATCAGCAAGAGCTCCACTTGCTTATGCAGTTGTGGCTGCTTATCAGCTTAGATGGTTTGTTACACAG GTTGAGCAACCTCATTTAGGGAAGCTGTGTTCTTTGGTGATTCCCTGTGCATTGACAGCTCTTGATCACTGGTCACCAGAAGTGAAA GGGCAGGGGATGATTAGTTTTATACATCTAGGAAAAAATGTGAAAGCTACTGAATTCAGTTGGTATGAAGATGTGATCCTTGATACATGCTGTCAGAATATTGCTTCAAGTGATGAGATATGGCATCTTGTAGTTGAGATGTCGGTACTTCTTGTGACTTGTATACATGGAAGTAATCCTCGTAGCTCATG GTATGAAAGGATTCTAAATGAGATGTTAAATCACTTGGAGCGTCAGCCAAAGAATAAAGACCGCTATACCCCATGGCTTCAACACATTGAGCCACTTTTCAGTAGTGTTGGTCTTGTGTTATTAGCTCATTTCAGACGTATTTTTCCACTTTTCTTTCAGTGGATGCATTCTGATAATGATCAAACTCTTCTACTG GTCCTCAAACGGGTCTACACGGTAACAAAGCTAACATGGATAAGGAATACACCATATGTTGAAAG ACTGGTGGATGAGCTTGCAGTTACATATAAGGAGGCAGCACTGAGAAGGGCTCGGGAAGAGATCAGAACACATGTTATTCAGATGCTGATCTTACTCCAACA ATGCAAGGGTCTGCAGTTTGAGGCAGCTTGGAACAAGCACAGGGATGATCCAAACCTGACAACACTCGGTCCATCCTTCAATACAAGAAATGCTGCAATGGTAGAATTTCCGATTCTCTATTATTGTGAAAATGATAACTTGTTTAAAAATAGGACATATGATTTATTTCTGAAGTCACAGTTCCACTTGCTCTAG
- the LOC104881124 gene encoding L10-interacting MYB domain-containing protein, producing MASEQRISGMSTRKAKATWTHTFHKIFVELCLEQTIKGNRPGTHFTKEGWRNIVESFHRKVGVRYDRKQLKNHWDVSKEQWKIWCKLIGTSSMKWDSASHKFGASNEDWDNYLQANPEAAHFRYKELPFTEELETIFDGTAVSGETEPPTQRRKKNDGLATAISPMNEQGIFKPDGKIRRHFDAVESRSVITVQSAQCKQNYSIGECIECLDRMEEVEEGSELYLFALDIFLKKEYREIFLQLKKPSVRIAWLQRLQSVCPPLH from the exons ATGGCAAGCGAACAGAGGATTTCTGGCATGTCCACTCGAAAGGCAAAAGCCACTTGGACACACACATTCCACAAGATATTTGTGGAATTGTGTTTAGAACAGACAATAAAGGGGAATAGGCCAGGTACACATTTCACTAAGGAAGGCTGGAGGAATATTGTCGAATCATTCCACAGAAAGGTGGGTGTGAGATACGACCGGAAACAATTAAAGAATCATTGGGATGTCAGCAAGGAACAATGGAAAATTTGGTGTAAGCTAATTGGAACTAGTAGCATGAAATGGGATTCCGCTTCTCATAAATTTGGAGCGAGCAATGAAGATTGGGACAACTATTTACAG GCAAACCCAGAAGCTGCTCATTTTCGGTACAAGGAGCTCCCGTTCACTGAAGAATTGGAAACCATCTTTGATGGAACAGCAGTGAGCGGAGAAACAGAACCTCCAACTCAGCGTAGGAAGAAAAATGATGGTTTGGCCACCGCCATTTCGCCCATGAATGAGCAAGGAATTTTTAAGCCTGATGGGAAAATTAGGCGTCATTTTGATGCTGTTGAATCAAGGAGTGTTATAACGGTTCAATCTGCACAATGTAAACAGAATTACAGTATTGGGGAGTGCATTGAGTGCCTGGATAGGATGGAGGAAGTAGAAGAAGGAAGCGAACTATACTTGTTTGCATTAGACATATTCTTGAAGAAGGAATACAGAGAAATTTTCCTTCAATTGAAGAAGCCTAGCGTAAGGATTGCATGGCTGCAACGGCTGCAATCGGTTTGTCCACCTTTGCATTAG
- the LOC100246113 gene encoding uncharacterized protein At2g39920 isoform X2, whose product MSAYAHQMEREYSTQSLSSSRGGSDMGSHYVVESGIYMTSFAATIFIGALTTIGVLLITLLIALVVMLQSCQIERSGAVDSSKSSDYYSYCKIFTLHAEINSLEVNEFPSVCKDFAIQYIKEGQYAKDFKFTMWLAEKYFSTVTPLGDGLDALLLDIDDFHSSNPLYNNLYRFDQNGCNECIEETKDLKHKLILRFCMKLQAGGWSLILLSRKPEKQRNATIEHLTTAGYRNWSSLIMSILAGQMMKCKWILMNIFPDKGA is encoded by the exons ATGTCCGCCTATGCTCATCAAATGGAGCGCGAGTATTCCACCCAAAGCCTTTCTTCTAGTAGAGGAGGTTCTG ATATGGGGAGCCATTATGTGGTGGAGTCGGGGATCTATATGACATCTTTTGCTGCAACCATCTTCATTGGTGCGCTTACTACCATTGGGGTTTTGCTAATTACTTTGCTGATTGCATTGGTGGTAATGTTGCAATCCTGTCAAATAGAGAGGTCAGGAGCTGTCGACTCGTCAAAGTCTAGTGATTATTACAGTTATTGCAAGATTTTCACTCTTCATGCGGAGATCAACAGCTTGGAAGTAAATGAATTCCCTTCAGTTTGCAAGGATTTTGCTATTCAGTACATAAAAGAAGGTCAATATGCAAAAGATTTTAAGTTTACTATGTGGTTAGCTGAGAAATACTTCAGTACTGTCACACCCCTGGGTGATGGTCTAGATGCACTTTTGTTGGATATAGATGATTTCCACTCATCAAATCCTCTTTACAACAATCTGTACAG ATTTGATCAAAATGGATGTAATGAATGCATTGAAGAGACCAAAGATCTAAAACACAAGCTTATTCTAAGATTTTGCATGAAACTTCAAGCTGGTGGGTGGTCTTTGATTTTGCTATCAAGGAAGCCTGAGAAACAACGAAATGCCACCATAGAGCACCTTACTACTGCAGGATACCGGAATTGGTCTTCATTGATTATGAG CATTCTTGCAGGTCAGATGATGAAATGCAAATGGATACTCATGAATATTTTTCCAGACAAAGGGGCGTAA
- the LOC100266823 gene encoding glucan endo-1,3-beta-glucosidase 12, whose protein sequence is MSLSLNPTSFSFFLFSLYFLSLPVGTSSLPVVGITYTHDPRHDHDHTPPSHVASTVHSLKLSAVRLPESDPSVVRDFSYSNISLLLNIPNSLIPAIASNRSNALRWLYHHVIPFYPRSKVSTISVGNDILDTSSDLADFLLPAIRNVHLGLRDLGIQKISVSTTFSFINIMTTSFPPSAAEFQEPVSELLIKPLLQFLDDTNSSFLVNLYPYNVYRLNSEIPIGFALFQQHPFNYRDDLTTGVRYRNLFDMMVDSVISAMAVAGHESIPVIVTETGWPSSGDASEIDASPAYAEMYINGLVTHLSSGLGTPLRREGVAETYIYELFDRETRQGTDSGRHWGIMYPNMTRKYNIPFSGSVRTGYSRGWVRMVGGLFTIVALWLLQ, encoded by the coding sequence ATGTCTCTCTCACTAAACCCCACCTCTTTctccttcttccttttctccctctactttctctctctccccgTCGGAACCTCCTCGCTTCCGGTCGTTGGCATCACCTACACTCACGACCCCCGCCACGACCACGACCACACCCCACCAAGCCATGTTGCCTCCACCGTCCATTCCCTCAAACTCTCCGCCGTACGGCTGCCCGAATCTGACCCTTCCGTTGTCCGAGACTTCTCCTACTCCAACATCTCCCTCCTCCTCAACATCCCCAACTCCTTGATTCCGGCCATTGCCTCCAACCGTTCCAATGCTCTCCGGTGGCTCTACCACCACGTTATACCCTTCTATCCACGCAGCAAAGTGTCCACCATATCCGTCGGCAACGACATTCTGGATACCTCCTCCGACCTCGCCGATTTTCTCCTCCCGGCGATCAGGAACGTCCACTTGGGACTACGGGATCTTGGGATCCAGAAGATATCTGTTTCCACcaccttttctttcatcaacATCATGACGACGTCGTTTCCTCCTTCGGCGGCGGAGTTTCAAGAACCGGTCTCCGAGTTACTGATAAAACCACTTCTTCAGTTCTTGGACGACACCAACTCTTCGTTCTTGGTCAATCTGTACCCGTACAATGTGTACCGCTTGAACTCCGAGATCCCCATTGGGTTCGCTCTCTTCCAACAACACCCCTTTAATTACCGTGACGATCTCACCACCGGAGTCCGATACCGGAACTTGTTCGATATGATGGTGGATTCGGTGATTAGCGCAATGGCGGTGGCAGGCCATGAGAGTATCCCAGTGATAGTGACGGAGACTGGGTGGCCTAGCTCCGGCGACGCCTCGGAAATTGATGCCAGCCCGGCTTATGCAGAGATGTACATTAATGGTCTGGTGACCCATCTGAGCTCGGGTCTTGGTACACCGCTGCGGAGAGAGGGGGTGGCGGAGACTTACATATATGAGCTGTTTGATAGAGAAACGAGGCAGGGCACTGATTCCGGACGACATTGGGGGATCATGTATCCCAACATGACAAGGAAGTACAATATCCCGTTCTCTGGTTCAGTTAGAACTGGTTATAGCAGAGGTTGGGTGAGGATGGTGGGAGGGCTTTTCACCATTGTTGCTCTATGGCTGTTGCAGTAG
- the LOC100246113 gene encoding uncharacterized protein At2g39920 isoform X1 produces the protein MSAYAHQMEREYSTQSLSSSRGGSDMGSHYVVESGIYMTSFAATIFIGALTTIGVLLITLLIALVVMLQSCQIERSGAVDSSKSSDYYSYCKIFTLHAEINSLEVNEFPSVCKDFAIQYIKEGQYAKDFKFTMWLAEKYFSTVTPLGDGLDALLLDIDDFHSSNPLYNNLYRFDQNGCNECIEETKDLKHKLILRFCMKLQAGGWSLILLSRKPEKQRNATIEHLTTAGYRNWSSLIMRSDDEMQMDTHEYFSRQRGVIQKEGFRITAVISGHMDALTGPSLGKRIFKLPNPMYYKFDDHIESANLLK, from the exons ATGTCCGCCTATGCTCATCAAATGGAGCGCGAGTATTCCACCCAAAGCCTTTCTTCTAGTAGAGGAGGTTCTG ATATGGGGAGCCATTATGTGGTGGAGTCGGGGATCTATATGACATCTTTTGCTGCAACCATCTTCATTGGTGCGCTTACTACCATTGGGGTTTTGCTAATTACTTTGCTGATTGCATTGGTGGTAATGTTGCAATCCTGTCAAATAGAGAGGTCAGGAGCTGTCGACTCGTCAAAGTCTAGTGATTATTACAGTTATTGCAAGATTTTCACTCTTCATGCGGAGATCAACAGCTTGGAAGTAAATGAATTCCCTTCAGTTTGCAAGGATTTTGCTATTCAGTACATAAAAGAAGGTCAATATGCAAAAGATTTTAAGTTTACTATGTGGTTAGCTGAGAAATACTTCAGTACTGTCACACCCCTGGGTGATGGTCTAGATGCACTTTTGTTGGATATAGATGATTTCCACTCATCAAATCCTCTTTACAACAATCTGTACAG ATTTGATCAAAATGGATGTAATGAATGCATTGAAGAGACCAAAGATCTAAAACACAAGCTTATTCTAAGATTTTGCATGAAACTTCAAGCTGGTGGGTGGTCTTTGATTTTGCTATCAAGGAAGCCTGAGAAACAACGAAATGCCACCATAGAGCACCTTACTACTGCAGGATACCGGAATTGGTCTTCATTGATTATGAG GTCAGATGATGAAATGCAAATGGATACTCATGAATATTTTTCCAGACAAAGGGGCGTAATACAGAAAGAGGGCTTCCGAATAACAGCTGTGATTAGCGGTCATATGGATGCTCTGACAGGCCCAAGTTTAGGGAAACGCATATTCAAGCTTCCTAATCCAATGTATTACAAGTTTGATGATCACATTGAAAGCGCCAATCTACTGAAGTAG
- the LOC100261631 gene encoding uncharacterized protein At2g39910 isoform X2: MAEALSTLHDNLIRLSETIQESLSKAQYNPEEGTNVSVKSMLESLLPRKTSISNRTEGRRITEDQIECEIKDFSLCCAALASAQGSNHASLSWIPKDLSVTAVSAFEELAKAFSANLNAGKSTRIVELGVDCSLVSDDKKLVVELIPLVMPLLKASIKESSINHLDDCDEVSAASARAPLAYAVVAAYQLRWFVTQVEQPHLGKLCSLVIPCALTALDHWSPEVKGQGMISFIHLGKNVKATEFSWYEDVILDTCCQNIASSDEIWHLVVEMSVLLVTCIHGSNPRSSWYERILNEMLNHLERQPKNKDRYTPWLQHIEPLFSSVGLVLLAHFRRIFPLFFQWMHSDNDQTLLLVLKRVYTVTKLTWIRNTPYVERLVDELAVTYKEAALRRAREEIRTHVIQMLILLQQCKGLQFEAAWNKHRDDPNLTTLGPSFNTRNAAMVVQ; this comes from the exons ATGGCGGAAGCCCTCTCAACCTTACACGACAATCTCATTCG GTTATCAGAAACAATCCAAGAATCTCTATCCAAAGCGCAGTACAATCCAGAAGAAGGCACAAATGTGTCCGTGAAATCCATGCTTGAGTCCCTTCTCCCACGCAAAACCTCAATATCAAATCGGACAGAAGGCCGCAGAATCACCGAAGACCAAATTGAATGCGAAATCAAAGATTTCTCATTGTGCTGTGCGGCATTAGCCTCCGCCCAAGGCTCGAACCATGCCTCGCTCTCGTGGATCCCCAAGGACCTCTCAGTTACGGCAGTTTCGGCTTTTGAAGAGCTCGCCAAAGCCTTTTCCGCCAATTTAAATGCCGGAAAATCAACAAGGATTGTTGAATTGGGCGTGGACTGTAGTTTGGTCTCTGATGACAAGAAATTGGTGGTGGAATTGATACCTTTAGTGATGCCTTTACTGAAAGCAAGTATCAAGGAGAGTTCGATTAATCATTTGGATGATTGTGATGAGGTCTCAGCTGCATCAGCAAGAGCTCCACTTGCTTATGCAGTTGTGGCTGCTTATCAGCTTAGATGGTTTGTTACACAG GTTGAGCAACCTCATTTAGGGAAGCTGTGTTCTTTGGTGATTCCCTGTGCATTGACAGCTCTTGATCACTGGTCACCAGAAGTGAAA GGGCAGGGGATGATTAGTTTTATACATCTAGGAAAAAATGTGAAAGCTACTGAATTCAGTTGGTATGAAGATGTGATCCTTGATACATGCTGTCAGAATATTGCTTCAAGTGATGAGATATGGCATCTTGTAGTTGAGATGTCGGTACTTCTTGTGACTTGTATACATGGAAGTAATCCTCGTAGCTCATG GTATGAAAGGATTCTAAATGAGATGTTAAATCACTTGGAGCGTCAGCCAAAGAATAAAGACCGCTATACCCCATGGCTTCAACACATTGAGCCACTTTTCAGTAGTGTTGGTCTTGTGTTATTAGCTCATTTCAGACGTATTTTTCCACTTTTCTTTCAGTGGATGCATTCTGATAATGATCAAACTCTTCTACTG GTCCTCAAACGGGTCTACACGGTAACAAAGCTAACATGGATAAGGAATACACCATATGTTGAAAG ACTGGTGGATGAGCTTGCAGTTACATATAAGGAGGCAGCACTGAGAAGGGCTCGGGAAGAGATCAGAACACATGTTATTCAGATGCTGATCTTACTCCAACA ATGCAAGGGTCTGCAGTTTGAGGCAGCTTGGAACAAGCACAGGGATGATCCAAACCTGACAACACTCGGTCCATCCTTCAATACAAGAAATGCTGCAATG GTTGTTCAATGA